The nucleotide sequence GGAATGACGGTCGAGACGGTACAAGACCCAATCCTTAGTCTGAACGACCTTCTTGCCCTGGGCGAGGAGACCTTAACTGGCGTAAGCCAAGTTACCCTTAACGGGTTGACAGCCGGGAAAGACCGGCATTTTTACAGAAATGTCAAAGACCGGCGGGCAGGCTGAACCCCAACGACAGCGGTTTTAGAATTGCCCTCGCGTCCTCTGCTCCATTACATTACGCAACCGGACTGGGGGTGCGTGTCCCACTCCCGGTCCTCCTTCACGGAAAACCAACCAACGAGTAACTCAGTCGATCCACCACCTCTCCACCATTCCGGCAAAGAATACCGAAATGGCGACCAGGCGTTTTGTTGGCAACTTGAGTTAGTTTATTGCTACCCAATCGCCAATAATAGACGAAAGGGAGAAACGAAGATTAAGGTCATTCTAATTCCGCACCCACTGGGGTTGGTACCCCTCGTTGTTCGGCCATTGCCCGCCGAATTGCCTCGCCATCTATCCGATAGCTGCCTTTGGGCCGTCCTATTACTGCCTTCTCGAGGAGCTTGATTGCTACATTCTCCTCGACTAGGGTCTCCAGATCCTCTTCCAGCGGAGTAAAGACTTGCAGATATAGAGTTCCCGCTAACCAACCTACCTTGAATGGCTGGTTGATCATACGAACGGTAGTACCTACCGGTACCTCTTTGAAAAGAATTTCGATATCTTCTGGATACAAACGGATACAACCGTGGGTAACACGCATACCAATCCCCCAGGGCTTATCAGTACCGTGGATCAAATAGCCAGAGGTACCCAAACGCAAGGCATACAGACCGAGAGGATTATCCTCTCCCGCGGGGACTACGTTTGGCAAAATATCGCCCTCTGCGGCGTGTTCTTTTCTGATAGTTTCGGGAGGTGTCCAAGTGGGATTGGTGATCTTGCCTACCACGGAGGTTATTCCTAAAGGTGTTTTCCAATCGAACCGACCAATGCTAATTGGATAGGTAATCACCTTAGGAGGTTCACCCTTTTTAGGCTTTGGGTAGTAATAGAGACGCATCTCCGGCAGGTTAAGGACCATCCCGTCGCGCGGTGTGTCTGGCAAAATGTGACGCATGGGCAATACCACCGAGGTGTCCGCACCAGGGATCCAGGCATCAACCTTAGGATTAGCCTTAGTAATTTCATCAAACCCCAGACTGTGCCGCCGAGCAACATCAGCCAGAGTATCCTCATAGGCTGTTCGCTCGACCTCGACTTGGCCCACAACTCCAACATCGTCGGGAGGCAAAATATAGGATGCTCCGGCCAACGCCAACGGGATAAGCCCCATCACCAAATACACGATACACCAGAAACGTAATAAGAAAAGTAACATTGCGGTGTCTCTTTACTTCACAACTTTGAGATTCGGGCGACCAGGGCGTATTTGCGGAG is from Gammaproteobacteria bacterium and encodes:
- a CDS encoding hypothetical protein (Evidence 5 : Unknown function) translates to MTVETVQDPILSLNDLLALGEETLTGVSQVTLNGLTAGKDRHFYRNVKDRRAG
- a CDS encoding L,D-transpeptidase ErfK/SrfK — its product is MLLFLLRFWCIVYLVMGLIPLALAGASYILPPDDVGVVGQVEVERTAYEDTLADVARRHSLGFDEITKANPKVDAWIPGADTSVVLPMRHILPDTPRDGMVLNLPEMRLYYYPKPKKGEPPKVITYPISIGRFDWKTPLGITSVVGKITNPTWTPPETIRKEHAAEGDILPNVVPAGEDNPLGLYALRLGTSGYLIHGTDKPWGIGMRVTHGCIRLYPEDIEILFKEVPVGTTVRMINQPFKVGWLAGTLYLQVFTPLEEDLETLVEENVAIKLLEKAVIGRPKGSYRIDGEAIRRAMAEQRGVPTPVGAELE